The genomic DNA ccttccttattctcaccacaggaccttccgcctggtgtctgataacgcttgtactcctcagtcctccaatagcacaccctctcactctgaGCTCCTTGcgtctcttgctcccagctcctcacactcgcaccacacactgaagtgagctccttttaaaacccaggtgccctgattagcctgccttaattgattctagcagcttcttcttaattggctccaggtgtcctaattagcctgcctgccttaactggttctagcaggttcctgattactctagtgcagcccctgctctggtcactcagggaacagaaaactactcatccagtgaccagtatgtttgccctctaccagattcctgtaccccactggtctgggtctgtcacagagggtacttcactcaggctgagaaaaagatcctggctgttggggagaacggagtgctatgtgctctccgcaagctcgtcctcctccttctcctcctcctcttccccgtctgctgagattaccccctcctcggaatccatggtcagaggtggggtagtggtgacggctccccctagaattgcatgcagctcagcgtagaagcggcatgtctgcggctctgacccggagtgaccgtttgcctcctttgttttttgataggcttgtctgagctccttaactttcacgtggcactgatccGAGTCcttattgtggcctctctccatcatgcccctggagattttttcagaagtttttgcatttcgtctttttgaatgtagttctgctagcactgaatcctctccccatatagcgatcagaccCAGTACCttccgtacagtccatgctggtgctctttttcgattatcggactgcatagttacctgtgctgatgagctttgcatggtcacctgtgctctccatgctgggcaaacaggaaatgaaattcaaaagtttgcgggtcttttcctttctacctggccagtgcatccaagttcagattgctgtccagagcggtcacaatggtgcactgtgggatagctcccggaggtcaataccatcgaattgcagccacactaaccctaattcgaaatggcaatatcgatttcggcgctacacccctcgtcagggaggagtacaaaaattgattttaagagccctttatttcaaaataaatggcttcgttgtgtggacaaatgcggggttaattcgatttaacactgctaaattcgaattaaactcatagtgtagaccaggctgaaGTCTGGCATTATTTCATCATTCTTTATACCAATGTTTCAAAAAACAGGATCCAAATTTCTTCAAATTCACATAGTTGCTATCTGTGTCAACAAGCAATTCTTTCTTGAGGTATCCCATTATTAATGACTGTGGATTGTTCAGTTAGTATTCTCGTGAGCACCTGGTAATGTAGCTAGATAGGGTGACATGAACTGACCATTTCCCAACATTGAAAATACAACAGGCTATGAAAATTCTGTGCACTCTGAAAAATCTTGCTGTCTCAAGTGGGGCTACCCAATCACGAAGACACCCAAAAATAAATGTATGCTTTCAAATATTTTGTCATTCAGATGGATTTTCAATGGAGTAACTAAGTCGCATTGAAAGCTGAACACCTAATCCTCTAgaatcctttgaaaatctgagtgTAAATAGTTCTTTTCTACTATATTCTTATATGGGCTTAGTGTATGGAGGGGGCAGGCAAAAAAGTGCTTAAAAACACTCTCAAAGTTGGCATGGAGAAGTGCAATGTTGACATAAACCCAAGGGAAACCCAAGCCCTTGATCGACCAAAATAGAAAAGGATTTTGTGGTAAGGATGCCAGTATTTTGATATCCAATGGAGACAACAGGAAACAGAGAAccagaaaagaaggaaagaatgTGCTGCAGCCCGATTTAACAATCCAGATCCACCCCTTCCAATGGGAAATGTCTCCCCCAACTCTGACAAGCTCTGTTAATCCTGGATAGGCCTCATTAGTCACCGGTGGGTCCACCATCAATAACCGGCTATCATTTTATAGGAAAACAATCATCCTCAAAGTCCCAGGGATTGATGACGACGGTGTAtggaatttcctaactcaaaacatGTATTATAAAATAAAGATCCTAGCATTGACTGATCTTACCATTTCAAATCATTGCAGGTCCTGAAATATGGCAGTAGCACATTCCCAAAGACCTAGCCAGCACTAGGGACCACACAGGATCTATCTCAATAAAACAATGAATCAGCTGTGCATCTCACCATTTTCGCTTTATACAGAAAGAAAAAACCCATGTGATTGCTGATTTCTTGTAAAATCTAGACATTTACTGATCATTTTTCCTATAGTCTCCTTCACCTCtgtgtttctcaggctgtatatGAAGGGATTGGCCATAGGAGTCAGAACTGTGTAGAAGGCAGAGAACACTTTGTTCAGGGCTCTCAGTGTGTTGGTTTTTGGTAGCATGTAGAGAATCATTATGGTcccatagaaaattgtcaccacaatgaggtgagaggagcaagTGGAAAAGGCCTTCTGTCTCCCGGTGGTGGAAGGAATTCTCAAGATGGTGATGACGATACATACATAGGATGCCACGGTTAATACAAATGGGGGCAGAGTGAATATAGCAGCCAGGAAGGTAATGACAAGATCTATCTGGTTGGTGTCACTACAGTAAAGGTTAAGTATTTCTGTGGATTCACAGTAGAAATGATCAATTTCATTGGGGCCACAGAAAATTAATTGTAACATAAGAACTATTACCATGGTTATGGCCAGAAATCCATTTATCCAAGACCCTGCTGCTAGCTGCAGGCAGAACCTGCCATTCATGAGGACTGCATAATGCAGCGGTTTACATATCACCAAGAACCGGTCATAAGACATCACCGCTAGCAGATAGCATTCTGCACCTGCAAAGAAACcaattgtgacgttgtgcagtctatatggttttataaaaatataa from Malaclemys terrapin pileata isolate rMalTer1 chromosome 12, rMalTer1.hap1, whole genome shotgun sequence includes the following:
- the LOC128845849 gene encoding olfactory receptor 10A7-like; amino-acid sequence: MANTDWGNQTSITEFILLGFRDLPDLEIFLFLLFLLIYIVTVSGNILIIVLAITDRNLHTPMYFFLGNLSCLETCYTSTILPRVLASLLTGDKTISISDCAECYLLAVMSYDRFLVICKPLHYAVLMNGRFCLQLAAGSWINGFLAITMVIVLMLQLIFCGPNEIDHFYCESTEILNLYCSDTNQIDLVITFLAAIFTLPPFVLTVASYVCIVITILRIPSTTGRQKAFSTCSSHLIVVTIFYGTIMILYMLPKTNTLRALNKVFSAFYTVLTPMANPFIYSLRNTEVKETIGKMISKCLDFTRNQQSHGFFLSV